In the genome of Flavobacteriaceae bacterium YJPT1-3, the window TGCTATTTGAAGAAGGACAGCCCATCGACTTATTAACGGTTTCCGAGCAGTTGCGTAAGATGGGAAAACTGGATGCCGCCGGAAAGGACTTTTACCTCATTCAATTGACCCAAAAAGTGTCTTCTTCCGCCCATATTGAGTACCACGCGCGTATCATTTTGCAGAAGTACATTCAGCGTAGCCTCATCAAAATCTCCAATGAGATCATTGAAGATGCCTACGATGAAACGACTGACGTTTTTGACCTGCTAGACACCGCAGAATCAAAATTGTATGAAGTCACTCAGGGCAATATTAAAAAGAGCAGTGAAACAGCGCAGACCCTGGTCATCCAGGCTAAAAAGAAAATCGAAGAAATTTCCAATCAGGAAGGCCTATCCGGTATACCTTCAGGATTCAATAAATTGGACGCGCTAACTTCCGGCTGGCAGCCCAGTGACCTGGTCATCATCGCTGCCCGTCCGGGTATGGGTAAAACGGCGCTCACCCTCACCATGGCAAGAAACATTGCTGTGGATCAAAATATTCCGGTGGCCTTCTTTTCCCTGGAAATGAGCTCCGTACAGTTGATCACCCGTCTGATCTCCTCAGAAACCGGACTCAGTTCAGAAAAGCTGCGTACCGGTAAACTGGCAGATCACGAATGGAAACAACTGAACGTTAAGGTAAAGTCGCTGGAGAAAGCGCCCTTGTTCATTGATGATACCCCCTCCTTAAGTATTTTCGACCTGCGGGCGAAGGCCCGTCGTTTGGCCTCTCAGCACGGGATCAAGATGATCATGATCGATTACCTGCAACTGATGACGGCGGCTACCAATAATAAAAATGGGAATCGGGAGCAGGAGATCTCCACCATTTCCCGTAACCTGAAGGCCCTGGCCAAAGAACTCAATGTTCCGGTCATTGCACTGTCTCAGTTATCCAGGGCGGTTGAAACCCGAGGAGGAAGCAAGCGACCTTTACTCTCTGACCTGCGGGAGTCAGGAGCCATCGAGCAGGATGCGGATATCGTAAGTTTCATCTACCGTCCCGAATACTACAAGATTGAAGAGTGGGATGATGAAGAGCGTAGTCCTACCGAAGGGCAAGCTGAATTTATCGTGGCCAAACACCGTAACGGGGGACTCGATAACATCCGAATGAAATTCATTGGACACCTTGGTAAATTTGACAATCTGGAAGACTTCAGTACACCTTATGAATTTGGTTCCAAAATGAATGATGCGGCTAATGACGATACCTTCAAACCGGGTAATTTGCCCAGTCCCGATCAGGCCTTTGGAAGTTCATTCAATACCGACGGTCCCGATGATGACGACGGAGTACCCTTTTAAGACGTAAAAAGCGTTTTTGAACGTCTCTATACGGTTTACATGGCATAGGCAGACCTTGATTTAAATGCATATACTAGGCATAGTCTTTGTTTCGTTGTATTTTGAACACAATTATGCGTATCTATTCCAATACTTTTAAATCCTTTTTTCCCATCAGGGGTATCCGGCAGTACCTACTGGTACTCTTGATGGCGCTGCTTTCTACGCCTGCAATGGCCTCCTACATTCTCATTCCAATGGATGCCGATGGGCAGCAGAATCACTTAAAAGCCTACGGAATCACGTATTGGGTGTTGAGCAAACAGCAAAAAGTACAATGGCTCTTAAATTACCGTGGCGGCTCTTTTTTACTGCAGGATACGGAGCTTACGCGAAAGGAATGCCAGATCAGAGGGGTGTCTTTTGAGGTCATTTCCGAATCCAAAGGCGCGCAGATCCTTGATGAAATCAGCAGTCCCTCTCAGAATATGGAAGCGGTGGTTCTTGAAAAAGCGCCTAAGATCGCGGTGTACACCCCCACTTCCAATGCACCCTGGGATGATGCGGTCACCATGGTGTTAACCTATGCAGAGATCCCTTACGAGACGGTTTACGATAAGGAGGTGCTGGAGGATGATCTGATTCTTTACGACTGGTTGCACTTGCATCACGAAGACTTTACCGGTCAGTACGGAAAATTTTACGGCAGCTACCGGGCAGCCCCCTGGTACATCGCTGAAAAGCAAGCCGCAGAAGCCCTGGCCAAAGAGTTAGGATACGATAAAGTATCGAAGGCTAAGGAGGCGGTAGCCTTAAAAATCAGAGACTACGTAGTGGGAGGCGGCTTTATGTTTGCGATGTGCAGCGCCACCGATAGCTTTGATATTGCCCTGTCGGCTCAGGGGGTGGACATTTGTGAGCCCATGTTTGACGGCGATCCTTCGGATGCCAACTACCAGGCTAAGCTCGACTTCCAGCAAACTTTCGCATTTACCAATTTTCAACTGGAGCGTTCACCCATCGTCTACGAATTCTCTTCCATCGATATGACCCGCAAACGGCGTATCCCTATGCAAACGGATTATTTTACCCTAAAAGAATACTCGGCCAAATGGGATCCGGTGCCCACCATGCTCACGCAAAACCACACAGCCCTGGTCAAAGGATTTATGGGCCAAACCACCGCTTACGATCCGGAGGTTCTTAAGGCCTCTGTGCTGGTCATGGGAGAAAACCTGACCAATGGAGAAGCACGCTACATTCACGGCATCAAGGGCAAGGGCTTCTTTACCTTTTATGGCGGACATGATCCGGAGGATTACCAGCACCGGGTAGGGGATCCCAAAACGGAACTGGAATTACATCCTACTTCTCCGGGCTATCGTCTCATTCTGAATAATGTGCTCTTTCCTGCGGCACGCAAGAAAAAGCAAAAGACCTGATGCGCTTATTTCTTTGGTTGGCATTCATCTCTGGAGGAGCGCTTACGGCCCAGGAGCGTATCGCCTGGGATGCGTATCGTCCCCTGAACTGGAGCGATTTTCAGGGCATCGCAGATCGCCAGGTCGCCTACGTGGCCAATACGGCCAGTGGTATTAGTCATTCCTATGAGATCGATCAGCGCGGTTTTTTTCGAAAAGAAAGCTCTGTGGTTACGGCTAATTTCTATCCTCAATATTCCTGGTACAAGCGAAATCGAGTCAACGCACAGGTCTTGGCTCACGAACGGGTTCATTTTGATATCTCGGAGGTATTCGCTCGAAAGTTCAGAAAGCGTATCGCCCAGTTTTCCTTTTCTTCACGCTCCCAGCAGGAGATCAAACAACTGTATCAACGCATTGAGCGCGAACGGCAACAGGCTCAGGCAGACTATGACCGTGATACTCAACATTCCATAAATCCCGCACAAGAAGCTTTGTGGAGACAAAAGGTCCAGTTGTGGTTGCGGGAATATCAGGATTTCGCACGCTAAGCACATGGATCAGGACCATCTCATTGAATTGGCACACTACCGCATGCCTTTCGGGAAATACAAAAATTACTACCTGGTCGATATCCCTGAGGCCTACTATACCTGGTTCCGTCAGAAAGGATTCCCGGAGGGTAAATTAGGCCGACTCTTGCAGGAAATGCACGAGATCAAGATCAACGGATTAGAACCCCTTGTACGTCGTGTTCAACGGGAATTTCCAAAGAAATAATCGGTTTCCTACCTGCGATGTTCCTGATTCAACAGAATAACATAGGATTAAAGCAAACCGACTAAAACGTCTCCGCCTTCAGTAGATCAGAGGTGCTGGTTGATGATATTTTCAAACAGTTCTTGTTTGCCACTGCGTAGTGCCACCTCACCCTGGTCTTTGGCGATGTCATAAAGGTCTTTCAAATTCAATTTACCTTCTTCAAAGGCTTTCCCCGTTCCACTGTCAAAACTGCTGTAGCGCTTTTGTCGAAGTGCTTTATAGGCTGAGGAGCTTAGGATACGGTCTGCGGCGAGCAGGGCTCTGGCAAAGGTATCGGCCCCACCGATATGCGCGTAAAAAATATCTTCCAGATCGGTACTGTTCCTTCTGATTTTGGCATCAAAATTTACGCCGCCGCCTTGTAATCCTCCTGCTTCTAAGAAGATCAACATGGCTTCCGTAGTTTCTTGAATATTGTTTGGAAACTGGTCGGTATCCCAACCGTTTTGGTAATCTCCGCGGTTGGCGTCTATACTTCCCAGCATGCCGGCTTTGGCAGCGACTGCCAGTTCATGTTGAAAGGTATGTTGGGCCAGGGTCGCATGATTCACTTCAATATTTAACTTAAAATCGGAGTCCAGGCCGTACTCCTTAAGAAAGCCGATGGCGGTAGTTGCATCAAAATCGTATTGATGCTTCATAGGTTCCATGGGCTTAGGTTCGATAAAGAAAGTACCCTTAAAACCTTGTCCCCGGGCGTAGTCCCTAGCCATGGTTAAAAATTGAGCCATATGATCCTGTTCTCTTCCCAGGTCGGTGTTCAACAGGGACATATAGCCTTCCCGTCCGCCCCAGAAGACATAATTCTCGCCATCCAACTCCATCGTCGCATCCAGGGCCAGTTTTACCTGACCGCCGGCACGGGCGACCACATCAAAATCAGGATTGGTGGCTGCGCCGTTCATGTAGCGGGGATTCGAAAAACAATTAGCGGTTCCCCAGAGCAGTTGGATACCCGATTCTTCTTTTTTGGCTTTAATGTAATCGACGATGGTGCGAAGTCGCTTTTCCGATTCCACGAAAGTATACCCTTCCTGAATCAGGTCAAAATCGTGAAAACAGAAATAATCAAAGCCCATTTTTGTAATGAACTCAAAGGCGGCATCCGCTTTGTCTTTGGCTGCCTGCAGGGGATCGGAAGATCGATCCCAGGGAAAATTTTGGGTTCCCGGGCCAAAGGGATCGGCACCCTGACCGCAGAAGGTATGCCAGTAGGCGATAGCGAACTTAAAGTGTTCACGCATGGTTTTTCCGGCCACCACCTGATCGGGATTGTAGTATTTAAAAGCGAGAGGATTGTCTGAATCTTTACCCTCGTAGTGAATTGCATCAATATTTTTAAAGTAAATGGTATCTCCCATAATTAGGTGTTTAAGTGTTTACTGAGGCATATTTTCCAACGGGCATAAGCCTCCTGATACGGTTTCTTTTGCGCTAGCGGACGAACAGTTGTTACTAAATCATTCCTACTGATCTGATCGCTAAACGCATCAAAATCACCATTGGTAATCCCTGCTGCACGAGCGGCTCCAACGGCTCCTGTGGTATTGTAAATTTCTATATCGTGTCCAATGAGCGTTGCGACGGTCTCCGCGAAGAGGCTTGAACGGAATAGGTTATCATTCCCCGTGCGAATCACTGCTATCTGCGTTTGGTCTTTTTTTAAGAGCTCCATACCATAGACAAAGGCAAAAGCAATTCCTTCCAAGGCAGACCGACATAGATGCCCCTGATGATGACGATTAAAATCGAGGTTCGCCCATTGACTTCCGAGCCGACGATTAGAGAACATGCGTTCGGCCCCATTCCCGAAAGGGAGCGTGATTAAGCCGTCTGACCCTACCGGAATCCTAGCAGCTTCTTCATTCATGACAGCATAGGACTCCACCTGAAACGTTTTTTTAAGCCACCGGTATTGAATCCCTGCTCCGTTAATATTTAAGAGTCGGCCAATCATTTGTTGGTCTGGCGTATGATTGACGTGGGCAAACTGGTTGACTTTTGAGATTTCCTGAGGTTGCAGATGATCGCTCACAGCATAAATAACCCCCGAGGTCCCTCCGGTGATGGCCACCTCGCCCGGCTTTAAGATATTCAATGACAGCGCATTGTTGGGTTGATCACCGGAGCGGTAGCGTACGGGAATTCCGGCTGGAAGTCCGCTGGCCTCGGCCGCTTGTTGATGAACTGTACCCTGATCTTCGAAATTATTGACCAGCGGCGGAGTCAGCATGGTATTGATGCCGTAATAATCCAGTAATTCCGTTGCGATCTGGTTTTGTTTATAGTCCCATAAAGTGCCTTCCGAAAGTCCGTTGCGGGTGGTCGAGTATTGACCCGTGAGGCGATAAGCGATATAATCGCCGGGCAGCATATAGTGATGGATACGGGCATAAATCGCCGGCTCGTGCTGCTGGACCCATTTCAGCTTAGATGCCGTAAAATTTCCGGGTGCATTGAGGAGATGATCGCGGCAGTAGTCCTGGCCCAGGTCGTTTAATGCTTGATTTCCTATGGAGACCGCCCGACTGTCGCACCAAATGATGGCGGGGCGCAGTGGCTGGCCATCGGGGTCAACCACGACCAGGCCGTGCATTTGGTAGGCAATTCCAATTGCGCTGATTTGTTCGCTTGAAATCCCGCTTTCATTTAAAATGCGCTTAGTAGCCTTGCAGACCAGTTCCCACCAAAGCTCGGGATCTTGCTCAGCCCATCCCGGTTGAGGGGAGTGGATCTCCATTTCTCCCGGAGGTTCGTGTAGAGCGCCCAGGCTTTCTCCGGTCTCTGCAGAGACTAGCGCTACTTTGACAGAAGAGCTGCCGATGTCATATCCCAGGTAGTACAAGCTGGCCGTGATTTAAATCTGATTCTATACGATTTGCGAGCAGGGTCTAAGAGAGGATACCGGATCTACCAGCCGCTTTTACTCGCAAAACCTTAACAATTTAAATAAATAATATTGGAGCCCATACTAGCCGACTGTAGAATTGTCAAACAGGCAAGCTCTAAAAAAACAAGAATTCCTTTACGGGCGCAGTTCCAGCCGATCGATAAGCAGCGTAAAATCCTGTTCCTTTTTGTTTCCGATAAGAAAAACGATCTGTTCGATCTGATCACCATTGAAATTGGGAAGATCGAGTTTTCGACCCCGGAAGGAAGGCTCCATGGAGGCTAGCGGAATGCTAATTTCTTCCCATTGACCTGAGGTAGCGAAGGTAGCGATGTAGGAATAATAAGTATCTCGGTCTCCTTTGATTCTGAACTGATAGTCTTTACCATCACCTTTAAGACGAATGACCACATGCTTGTTGTCCTTTACGGCGGTTGGCGCTACATCATACTGAATGCTGCAGAAACCGCCATTGTTGGCCAAAGAGACGTGCCCCTCGAAAAGGGCGTGGCCATCACTGGTCAACGAAATATCGCTGTTCGAACGCCCTCCCATGACCGTATCATTTACGATGTTCCAGTCTTTGATATCGGAAGAAGCATTAAAATCATAAAGCAGTTGTATGGCAGACCCCATCAGCGTAAGGATAAATAATAAAGTGAAGACTTTAGGCATACTGGAAGATAAGCTTTCGCGAAAGCAATCTCCGCTAAAGAAATTCTAAATTATTGCTTGACGGTTTTATTTCTCTGGTAAAGCTCATTACCGGCTGCTTCGTATTTATCGTCTTTGACCCAAAAAGGGGTTTCTGGATCATTGGCGATAAGTCGGCCGGAGAGTACATAGCCTCTAAAGAATTTCAGTAAATAGTCATAATCCAAAGAATCGGCTTCATCGCTGGCCTGGTGGTAGTACTTAAAGATCTCATCATCAAAAGCATCGAAACCGGTGGAGTAGGTGGGCGCCGGTACTCCCGCTTTCGCGAAACTGACATTATCACTACGGTCAAATAACCCTTGTTCCGGAGCCGGGTCGTCAATGGCCTTAAGACCGAATGTTTTAGCCCCTTCGATCATGTGCTTTGCAGCGGTGGTACGTCCTAAACCGATGATGGTCGCCAGGTCGGTGTTGTTGTATCCGCCGCCATCTGTATTAAAACCATAAACGATATTTTTTAACGGGAAGAGCGGATTTTCTACGTAATAACGACTGCCTAAAAGTCCTTTTTCCTCGGCGGTAAAGAAGATGAAAAATGCAGAGCGTTTGGTGGGGTATTTTCCTAAGTTCTCGGCCATGCTCAACACAGCGGTGGTCCCTATGGCATTGTCTCTGGCGCCATTGTAAATGCTGTCTCCGGTAGCATCAGGTTCCCCTATGCCTACGTGGTCATAGTGGGCAGAATACATCAGGTATTGCTCTTTTAAGTCGGGGTCAGTTCCTTCCAAAAAACCCACCACATTTTGAGTTTCAATCATTTCCTCATGGATACCATCCGTAGTGATGGAAAGAGGCACAGACTGTTTTTCCATAGCCATCAGTAGGGCCGGACTACTTTCCACCCACAGATGAAGAAAAGGATCCTTATCATCTTGTGCAGTGGGTATTTCTACACTTCCTTCCAGAGCATGCTTGACCCGGTCCCATAGACCGTCTTGGAAGGAAGCTACTTCAATCAATCCCTTAGCTCCATTTTTCCGGGCGAGCTCTTTTTTTCTTCCCGGGACCTATAGGCCGTTCTGGCATTTGCGGCTTCTGGTTTACCAGCCTTAACGATGACTATTTTATCTGTGACATTGATACTGGCATAGTCTTCCTCCAGGCCGTAACCGGCAACCACCGCTGATCCGGAAAATTCCATGGCCGGTCCGTCCAGGGTCACCTGTTCCGCGACTACAGACCCTGCCAATTTTAGGAGGCTTGATTCCGGTTGGCTTGTTTGACTCAGACTAAACTTTTGGTAGTAATCTCCGGTCAGTGGATTCGGTTGAATGCCGTATTTACGTAAACTGTTGGCAAGATAACTGGCAGCGATCTTATTGCCCTTGGTGCCAGTGCCCCGGCCTTCCAGCAAGTCGTCGGCCAGAAAATAGATATGTGCCTTGAGGGTATTCTGCTGAACGGTCTCTTGAGCCATATCCTTATCGGATTGCCCAAAGCTGAACGTAGCCACCAGGAATAAAACAATGGTAAATAGATTCTTCATAGGAAAGGTGTTAGGCATCTAAAGATAAGTAGTTCTGCGTCTTAGTGGTTATTGAGCATTACTAATTTTTTCTCCTTGAACCGGAGAGTAGTCCGTTTTCAGCGCTCCATTGACCAGAATGGATTCAAAATAGGCCTTAGTTCCGGTGGCCTTATTCATGTCTTCTACATTTTGAATATGAAAATGCAGATGAGGTTCGGTCGAATTTCCGGAATTTCCCGTCAGGCCTAAAAGATCTCCTTGTTGCACCTGCTGGCCTTCTTCAACCACGATGGAATGCTTTTTAAAATGGGCAAAAAGCAGGTACTCATTTTCACCCGTTTTAAGGATGACCGTATTGCCAGGTACATAGAGGGGATTCTTGGTGCCGGGTTCATTGTCTTTCACACCATCTACCACCAGGACCACTTCGCCAGCAGCAGGAGCGGTCAGTTCTTTGCCAAAA includes:
- the dnaB gene encoding replicative DNA helicase, with translation MEKLQTQPQYKPDRSQVISLERGKIPPQAVDLEEVVLGAMMIDKKGVDEIIDILTPDVFYKDAHRLIYDAIRVLFEEGQPIDLLTVSEQLRKMGKLDAAGKDFYLIQLTQKVSSSAHIEYHARIILQKYIQRSLIKISNEIIEDAYDETTDVFDLLDTAESKLYEVTQGNIKKSSETAQTLVIQAKKKIEEISNQEGLSGIPSGFNKLDALTSGWQPSDLVIIAARPGMGKTALTLTMARNIAVDQNIPVAFFSLEMSSVQLITRLISSETGLSSEKLRTGKLADHEWKQLNVKVKSLEKAPLFIDDTPSLSIFDLRAKARRLASQHGIKMIMIDYLQLMTAATNNKNGNREQEISTISRNLKALAKELNVPVIALSQLSRAVETRGGSKRPLLSDLRESGAIEQDADIVSFIYRPEYYKIEEWDDEERSPTEGQAEFIVAKHRNGGLDNIRMKFIGHLGKFDNLEDFSTPYEFGSKMNDAANDDTFKPGNLPSPDQAFGSSFNTDGPDDDDGVPF
- a CDS encoding asparagine synthetase B, encoding MRIYSNTFKSFFPIRGIRQYLLVLLMALLSTPAMASYILIPMDADGQQNHLKAYGITYWVLSKQQKVQWLLNYRGGSFLLQDTELTRKECQIRGVSFEVISESKGAQILDEISSPSQNMEAVVLEKAPKIAVYTPTSNAPWDDAVTMVLTYAEIPYETVYDKEVLEDDLILYDWLHLHHEDFTGQYGKFYGSYRAAPWYIAEKQAAEALAKELGYDKVSKAKEAVALKIRDYVVGGGFMFAMCSATDSFDIALSAQGVDICEPMFDGDPSDANYQAKLDFQQTFAFTNFQLERSPIVYEFSSIDMTRKRRIPMQTDYFTLKEYSAKWDPVPTMLTQNHTALVKGFMGQTTAYDPEVLKASVLVMGENLTNGEARYIHGIKGKGFFTFYGGHDPEDYQHRVGDPKTELELHPTSPGYRLILNNVLFPAARKKKQKT
- a CDS encoding DUF922 domain-containing protein; the protein is MRLFLWLAFISGGALTAQERIAWDAYRPLNWSDFQGIADRQVAYVANTASGISHSYEIDQRGFFRKESSVVTANFYPQYSWYKRNRVNAQVLAHERVHFDISEVFARKFRKRIAQFSFSSRSQQEIKQLYQRIERERQQAQADYDRDTQHSINPAQEALWRQKVQLWLREYQDFAR
- a CDS encoding DUF3820 family protein, with product MDQDHLIELAHYRMPFGKYKNYYLVDIPEAYYTWFRQKGFPEGKLGRLLQEMHEIKINGLEPLVRRVQREFPKK
- the xylA gene encoding xylose isomerase, encoding MGDTIYFKNIDAIHYEGKDSDNPLAFKYYNPDQVVAGKTMREHFKFAIAYWHTFCGQGADPFGPGTQNFPWDRSSDPLQAAKDKADAAFEFITKMGFDYFCFHDFDLIQEGYTFVESEKRLRTIVDYIKAKKEESGIQLLWGTANCFSNPRYMNGAATNPDFDVVARAGGQVKLALDATMELDGENYVFWGGREGYMSLLNTDLGREQDHMAQFLTMARDYARGQGFKGTFFIEPKPMEPMKHQYDFDATTAIGFLKEYGLDSDFKLNIEVNHATLAQHTFQHELAVAAKAGMLGSIDANRGDYQNGWDTDQFPNNIQETTEAMLIFLEAGGLQGGGVNFDAKIRRNSTDLEDIFYAHIGGADTFARALLAADRILSSSAYKALRQKRYSSFDSGTGKAFEEGKLNLKDLYDIAKDQGEVALRSGKQELFENIINQHL
- a CDS encoding FGGY family carbohydrate kinase, whose amino-acid sequence is MYYLGYDIGSSSVKVALVSAETGESLGALHEPPGEMEIHSPQPGWAEQDPELWWELVCKATKRILNESGISSEQISAIGIAYQMHGLVVVDPDGQPLRPAIIWCDSRAVSIGNQALNDLGQDYCRDHLLNAPGNFTASKLKWVQQHEPAIYARIHHYMLPGDYIAYRLTGQYSTTRNGLSEGTLWDYKQNQIATELLDYYGINTMLTPPLVNNFEDQGTVHQQAAEASGLPAGIPVRYRSGDQPNNALSLNILKPGEVAITGGTSGVIYAVSDHLQPQEISKVNQFAHVNHTPDQQMIGRLLNINGAGIQYRWLKKTFQVESYAVMNEEAARIPVGSDGLITLPFGNGAERMFSNRRLGSQWANLDFNRHHQGHLCRSALEGIAFAFVYGMELLKKDQTQIAVIRTGNDNLFRSSLFAETVATLIGHDIEIYNTTGAVGAARAAGITNGDFDAFSDQISRNDLVTTVRPLAQKKPYQEAYARWKICLSKHLNT
- a CDS encoding CIA30 family protein, whose protein sequence is MPKVFTLLFILTLMGSAIQLLYDFNASSDIKDWNIVNDTVMGGRSNSDISLTSDGHALFEGHVSLANNGGFCSIQYDVAPTAVKDNKHVVIRLKGDGKDYQFRIKGDRDTYYSYIATFATSGQWEEISIPLASMEPSFRGRKLDLPNFNGDQIEQIVFLIGNKKEQDFTLLIDRLELRP
- a CDS encoding M28 family peptidase — protein: MIEVASFQDGLWDRVKHALEGSVEIPTAQDDKDPFLHLWVESSPALLMAMEKQSVPLSITTDGIHEEMIETQNVVGFLEGTDPDLKEQYLMYSAHYDHVGIGEPDATGDSIYNGARDNAIGTTAVLSMAENLGKYPTKRSAFFIFFTAEEKGLLGSRYYVENPLFPLKNIVYGFNTDGGGYNNTDLATIIGLGRTTAAKHMIEGAKTFGLKAIDDPAPEQGLFDRSDNVSFAKAGVPAPTYSTGFDAFDDEIFKYYHQASDEADSLDYDYLLKFFRGYVLSGRLIANDPETPFWVKDDKYEAAGNELYQRNKTVKQ